One Spiroplasma endosymbiont of Nebria brevicollis DNA window includes the following coding sequences:
- the rplW gene encoding 50S ribosomal protein L23, which translates to MHLSEVIKQPILTEKTYKQMAEGTYTFTVNRKANKSHIKKAFEQIFEVKVSSVNIINSKPKTKTVGRFVGKTQAVKKALIKLAPGEQLSLFSSEEQ; encoded by the coding sequence ATGCATTTAAGTGAAGTTATAAAACAACCGATATTAACTGAAAAAACTTACAAACAAATGGCTGAAGGCACATACACTTTCACTGTTAACCGTAAGGCTAATAAAAGTCACATTAAAAAAGCTTTCGAACAAATTTTTGAAGTTAAAGTCTCTTCCGTTAATATTATTAATAGTAAACCAAAAACAAAAACTGTTGGACGATTCGTTGGAAAAACGCAAGCAGTTAAAAAAGCTCTGATTAAATTAGCTCCTGGTGAACAACTAAGTCTGTTTAGTTCTGAAGAACAATAA
- the rplC gene encoding 50S ribosomal protein L3: protein MKGILGKKLGMSQVFLNNGQLVPVTVIEVQPNVVSQVKTDVKDKYNSLQLAAFDLRVTLSNQPEIGHFKKADSQPKRFVREIRNMVGFNHKDLISVADVFTAGEFVDVQGTSKGKGFSGRIKRHNQSRGPMGHGSGLHRQMGSTGSINANRVFKSQPMPGQMGNVTRSVANLEVIKVDRENNYILVKGSVPGPKLGFLVIKQAVKKSVPKTPVELVVRNQESTVNPADGQ from the coding sequence ATGAAAGGAATCTTAGGTAAGAAACTAGGAATGTCACAAGTTTTCTTAAACAACGGACAACTAGTTCCAGTAACAGTTATCGAAGTACAACCAAACGTAGTAAGTCAAGTTAAAACAGATGTAAAAGATAAATACAACAGTTTACAACTTGCAGCTTTTGACCTTCGTGTTACTTTATCAAATCAACCAGAAATCGGGCACTTTAAAAAGGCCGATAGTCAACCTAAGCGCTTCGTGAGAGAAATTCGTAACATGGTCGGATTTAATCATAAAGATCTTATTAGCGTTGCCGACGTATTCACTGCCGGTGAATTCGTTGATGTTCAAGGAACTTCAAAAGGTAAAGGATTTTCAGGACGTATTAAACGCCATAACCAATCACGTGGTCCAATGGGACACGGGTCTGGATTACACCGTCAGATGGGTTCTACAGGATCAATTAACGCTAACCGCGTGTTCAAATCACAACCAATGCCAGGGCAAATGGGAAATGTTACACGTAGTGTTGCCAACTTAGAAGTTATTAAAGTGGATAGAGAAAATAATTATATTTTAGTTAAAGGTTCAGTTCCAGGACCAAAACTAGGATTCCTTGTTATTAAACAAGCAGTTAAAAAATCAGTTCCCAAAACACCAGTAGAATTAGTTGTTAGAAATCAAGAATCAACAGTTAATCCTGCCGATGGACAATAA
- the rplB gene encoding 50S ribosomal protein L2: MAIRKINPITPGQRNMTILDYKKNLTIDNSPEKSLLVNLVKQGGRNNQGKITTRHQGNGHKRKYRIIDFKRNKDNIVGTVKTIEYDPNRNANICLIFYLDGEKRYILAPKGIKVGDKLLSGENSDVVKIDIIVGNCLPLSQIPQGTVVHNVELKPGKGGQMARSAGGSVQILGRDESAKYTLLKLSSGEVRKVLSNCRATIGVVGNEDFNLVNIGKAGRNRWKGIRPTVRGSVMNPNDHPHGGGEGKAPIGRKAPVTPWGKKALGLKTRDTKKASNKLIVRRRNATK, from the coding sequence ATGGCAATTAGAAAAATTAATCCCATTACCCCAGGTCAACGTAATATGACAATACTTGATTACAAAAAAAACTTAACTATTGATAATAGTCCTGAAAAATCATTATTGGTAAATTTAGTTAAACAAGGTGGTAGAAATAACCAAGGTAAAATTACAACAAGACACCAAGGTAATGGCCACAAACGTAAATACCGTATTATTGACTTTAAACGTAATAAAGACAATATTGTTGGAACAGTTAAAACAATTGAGTACGATCCAAACCGTAATGCTAACATTTGTTTAATTTTTTACCTTGATGGTGAAAAACGTTACATCTTAGCTCCAAAAGGAATTAAGGTAGGCGACAAATTATTAAGCGGTGAAAACAGTGATGTTGTTAAAATCGATATCATTGTTGGGAACTGTCTACCATTATCACAAATTCCACAAGGAACAGTTGTTCACAACGTGGAATTAAAACCAGGAAAAGGTGGACAAATGGCACGTAGTGCTGGTGGAAGCGTTCAAATCCTTGGTCGTGATGAAAGTGCTAAATATACTTTATTAAAACTTAGCTCAGGTGAAGTTAGAAAAGTATTAAGCAACTGTCGTGCAACCATTGGTGTTGTTGGTAATGAAGACTTTAACTTAGTTAATATTGGTAAAGCTGGAAGAAACCGTTGAAAAGGTATCAGACCAACTGTTCGTGGTAGTGTTATGAACCCTAACGACCACCCACATGGAGGAGGAGAAGGTAAAGCTCCAATCGGAAGAAAAGCCCCTGTCACACCATGAGGTAAAAAAGCATTAGGATTAAAAACTCGTGATACTAAAAAAGCATCAAACAAATTAATCGTCCGAAGACGAAATGCAACAAAGTAG
- the rplD gene encoding 50S ribosomal protein L4, with protein MKINVVNNAGTKVSELTLNEKIWGIEPHKQAQFDSLLSYNASKRQGTHAVKSRAEVAGGGRKPWKQKGTGNARQGSIRSPQWKGGGIVFGPTPDRNYLIGLPKKVRRLALKSALAAKFQNSNMMVIDDLKFEKPSTKTMLETLTNLELANNKTLVITGTSNKELVIKSGRNLPRTTTIAATSINIYDLLNAKKVLFTTEAIKIVEEALI; from the coding sequence ATGAAAATTAATGTTGTTAACAACGCTGGAACAAAAGTTAGCGAATTAACTTTAAATGAAAAAATTTGAGGAATTGAACCACACAAGCAAGCACAATTTGATAGTTTATTAAGTTACAATGCTTCTAAACGTCAAGGAACACACGCTGTAAAAAGTCGCGCCGAAGTTGCTGGTGGAGGAAGAAAGCCATGAAAACAAAAAGGTACAGGTAATGCCCGTCAAGGATCAATCCGTTCACCACAATGAAAAGGTGGGGGAATTGTCTTTGGACCAACACCTGATCGTAATTACTTAATTGGTTTACCAAAAAAAGTAAGAAGATTAGCCTTAAAATCAGCGCTAGCTGCTAAGTTTCAAAATTCAAACATGATGGTAATTGATGATTTAAAATTTGAAAAACCATCAACTAAAACTATGTTAGAAACTTTAACAAATTTAGAATTAGCAAACAACAAAACTTTAGTTATTACTGGAACAAGCAATAAAGAGTTAGTTATCAAATCAGGTCGCAATTTACCTAGAACAACAACAATTGCTGCTACAAGCATTAATATTTACGATTTACTAAATGCTAAAAAAGTTTTATTTACTACTGAAGCAATCAAAATCGTTGAGGAGGCTTTAATTTAA